In the genome of Chitinivorax tropicus, one region contains:
- a CDS encoding winged helix DNA-binding protein, whose product MIKQVNIVSSSHLVSARSAELSEFEFGLIVVHNAFSRWMVRCMSAAGEKNLTPMEVSLVHHVNHRGRKKKLADICFVLNIEDTHVVSYALKKLVKMGYVVSEKVGKEVFFATSDAGEALCERYRQVREQCLIEALVESGTPNEEIGRTAQLLRVLSGLYDQAARAGASL is encoded by the coding sequence ATGATCAAACAGGTAAATATCGTTTCGTCTTCTCATTTGGTGTCAGCGCGCAGTGCCGAATTGTCGGAGTTTGAATTTGGATTGATTGTGGTACACAACGCATTCAGCCGTTGGATGGTTCGTTGCATGTCTGCCGCAGGTGAGAAGAATCTGACCCCGATGGAGGTATCGCTGGTCCACCATGTCAACCATCGGGGCCGTAAGAAAAAGCTTGCTGACATCTGCTTTGTGCTCAACATCGAAGACACGCATGTGGTGTCTTATGCGTTGAAAAAGCTGGTGAAAATGGGCTATGTGGTCAGCGAAAAGGTGGGTAAGGAAGTCTTTTTTGCCACATCCGATGCTGGGGAGGCGCTGTGTGAGCGCTATCGGCAGGTTCGTGAGCAATGCCTGATCGAGGCTCTGGTCGAGAGTGGCACGCCAAACGAAGAAATCGGTCGCACGGCGCAACTGTTGCGCGTCCTGTCTGGGCTATACGACCAGGCGGCGCGTGCTGGAGCTTCCTTATAG
- a CDS encoding biotin-dependent carboxyltransferase family protein yields the protein MFEIIRAGIQTTVQDLGRIGLRHLGIAQAGALDQPALMLANRLVNNPAGAAGLEIAMGPVEICFHRSGWLALTGADFEATLDGQPIWPGWRLPYQCGQRLLLKGPRSGMRAYLAVDGGIDVPQVLGARATDLRARFGGFVGRALQAGDRLPQGPAIAHLDRCGAWARPWSPVVRALPGPEYAAFRAEAQQRFWQTSWLVSPQSDRMGYRLSGPALLLTEHREMLSHAVLPGVVQVPPNGQPIVLLADAQTTGGFPRIASVIEADLWKIAQARPGQRLHFVETTLETALQALKQQQYERNRFEWSAYGR from the coding sequence ATGTTTGAAATCATCCGCGCCGGGATTCAAACCACGGTTCAGGATCTGGGCCGTATCGGGCTGCGGCATCTGGGTATCGCCCAAGCGGGTGCGCTCGATCAGCCTGCGCTGATGCTGGCCAACCGGTTGGTCAACAATCCAGCAGGGGCTGCAGGGCTGGAAATCGCCATGGGCCCGGTAGAGATCTGCTTCCACCGCTCGGGCTGGCTCGCGCTGACCGGGGCAGACTTCGAGGCCACACTGGATGGCCAGCCGATCTGGCCTGGCTGGCGCCTGCCCTACCAATGTGGCCAGCGACTGCTGCTGAAAGGGCCACGTAGTGGGATGCGCGCCTATTTGGCAGTCGATGGCGGCATCGACGTGCCTCAAGTGCTTGGCGCACGGGCCACTGACTTGCGCGCCCGATTCGGCGGCTTTGTCGGTCGTGCACTGCAGGCAGGTGATCGCTTGCCACAAGGCCCAGCCATTGCTCATCTCGACCGGTGCGGGGCTTGGGCGCGGCCCTGGTCGCCGGTCGTCCGGGCGCTGCCAGGCCCGGAGTATGCCGCGTTCCGTGCCGAGGCGCAGCAACGATTCTGGCAGACAAGCTGGTTGGTTTCCCCGCAAAGTGATCGCATGGGCTACCGCTTGTCCGGCCCGGCCCTGCTCCTCACCGAACACCGCGAGATGCTGTCGCATGCCGTCCTGCCGGGCGTCGTGCAGGTTCCTCCGAACGGGCAACCGATCGTTTTGCTGGCCGACGCGCAAACAACAGGTGGGTTCCCACGCATTGCCAGTGTGATCGAAGCGGATCTATGGAAAATCGCGCAAGCCAGACCCGGCCAGAGATTGCATTTTGTGGAAACGACTCTCGAAACGGCTTTGCAGGCCTTGAAGCAACAGCAATATGAGCGCAATCGTTTTGAATGGAGCGCATATGGTCGTTGA
- a CDS encoding AtaL-like protein, whose protein sequence is MRFEHVIVINDPGHPLATPLTVNQVWQGLLLRARAPQLFMQGVERISVDESSDVLLREMLLGQLLVRDRIHLQAPHRLHFETEPSDQHPGGQLVVTIEAPTAETLIVRFVYDTPHDESAEGEEAQLLGYLKAAYQANDVDAVRRIRELAAAGKLDE, encoded by the coding sequence GTGCGTTTTGAACACGTCATCGTCATCAACGACCCCGGCCATCCGCTGGCCACGCCATTGACCGTGAACCAAGTCTGGCAGGGGCTGCTGCTGCGCGCACGTGCTCCCCAGTTGTTCATGCAAGGGGTCGAGCGGATATCGGTGGATGAATCGAGCGATGTGCTGCTGCGTGAAATGCTGCTCGGTCAGCTGCTGGTGCGGGATCGCATCCACCTGCAAGCCCCCCATAGGCTGCATTTCGAGACAGAGCCGAGCGATCAGCATCCAGGTGGTCAACTGGTTGTGACCATTGAAGCACCGACAGCCGAGACGCTGATTGTGCGTTTTGTCTATGACACGCCGCATGACGAATCGGCGGAGGGTGAAGAGGCCCAATTGCTGGGCTATTTGAAGGCTGCCTACCAAGCCAATGATGTGGACGCGGTGCGGCGCATCCGCGAATTGGCTGCAGCGGGCAAGCTGGATGAGTGA
- a CDS encoding EAL domain-containing response regulator — protein sequence MASKFAPLSLIVIEDSDAQRQFCVALCKELGIQEITQAETADQALETLRKRTSPVDIAICDLYLPGTDGVELIRILATERLCRSVMVLSASDQWLQATVATMARLHGMPVLGVVRKPISSSVLANCFERFTRELAPPPNMELPALPISPQMLLDGLELGQFKAFYQPQVELSDNTVLSMEALVRWSHPEYGIVPPAAFLAQAEEWGMMDKLTASMLDQVCDRLAHWTVDLAQEHLTVSFNVSANSLVDPALVDKLATIAKKHGVSPERLTVEITETAIASDTAAALEVLARLKMRGFRLALDDFGTGFSTLEQLSVLPLDELKIDRSLVQKAAHTQRLALILRSALDMASRLHLHTVAEGVEEMDDLQLLQHLGCERAQGFLFARPISPDRLSNWLRRGSQRR from the coding sequence ATGGCGAGCAAGTTCGCGCCCTTGTCCTTGATCGTGATTGAAGACAGCGACGCCCAACGGCAGTTTTGCGTGGCGTTATGCAAGGAGCTGGGGATACAGGAGATTACGCAAGCGGAAACGGCGGATCAGGCGCTGGAAACATTGCGTAAACGGACATCGCCCGTTGACATTGCTATCTGTGATCTGTATTTGCCAGGCACGGATGGTGTTGAGCTGATCCGCATACTGGCGACCGAGCGGCTGTGTCGTAGCGTCATGGTGCTGAGCGCCAGCGATCAATGGCTACAGGCCACTGTGGCAACCATGGCACGCCTGCACGGCATGCCCGTGCTGGGGGTGGTGCGTAAGCCGATCTCCAGCAGCGTGCTGGCGAATTGTTTCGAACGTTTCACACGGGAGCTGGCCCCGCCTCCCAATATGGAACTGCCCGCCCTGCCAATCAGCCCTCAGATGCTGCTGGATGGCCTGGAGCTGGGCCAATTCAAGGCGTTCTACCAGCCGCAGGTTGAGCTGTCCGACAATACTGTGCTCAGCATGGAGGCCCTGGTGCGCTGGAGCCACCCCGAGTACGGCATCGTCCCCCCCGCTGCCTTTTTGGCGCAGGCTGAAGAATGGGGCATGATGGATAAGCTGACGGCTTCTATGCTGGATCAGGTCTGCGACAGGTTGGCGCATTGGACTGTGGATCTGGCACAGGAGCATCTGACGGTGTCATTCAATGTATCAGCGAATAGTCTGGTGGACCCGGCATTGGTGGATAAGCTGGCCACGATTGCCAAAAAGCATGGGGTATCGCCTGAGCGACTGACCGTCGAGATCACAGAGACAGCGATCGCCAGCGATACCGCCGCAGCGTTGGAAGTCTTGGCTCGCCTGAAGATGCGGGGTTTCCGCCTGGCGTTGGATGATTTCGGCACGGGCTTTTCCACCTTGGAGCAACTGAGTGTCCTGCCGCTGGATGAGCTGAAAATCGATCGGTCACTGGTGCAGAAGGCTGCCCACACCCAGCGCCTGGCGCTGATCCTGCGCTCCGCTCTGGACATGGCCTCGCGCCTGCATCTGCACACCGTGGCCGAGGGGGTGGAGGAAATGGATGATCTGCAATTACTACAACATCTGGGCTGTGAGCGGGCGCAAGGATTCCTGTTTGCGCGGCCCATTTCCCCTGACCGCCTGTCCAACTGGTTGAGGCGGGGCTCACAGCGAAGGTAG
- a CDS encoding alpha/beta fold hydrolase, translating into MIRRFLITLAALSFTLLGGGCSSEQAVQTAIQFERKLSHLERKQVTIDGHTVFYQEGGAGDTILMLHGFGADADNWTRFARPITGQYHVIAPDLPGSGESSRLQQANYSIPSQAQRVLALLDALKIDKAHLVGNSMGGYIAAWFAANHPERVRSLALFDNAGVLGPHLSPFYQSLQNGRNRLVVAHPAQFDDLWQLVFANPPYLPGFAKQYLADKAYQHRDFNQKIFNEVREPYLPLEPLLPKIVAPTLIVWGEADQVLDISSIAVMKTHLTHTQPEVVTLPGVGHLPMVEQPKQTARIYLDFIQRIRG; encoded by the coding sequence ATGATCCGACGTTTCCTGATCACGCTGGCCGCGCTATCCTTTACCTTGCTAGGGGGTGGCTGCAGCTCAGAACAAGCGGTTCAGACCGCCATCCAGTTCGAGCGCAAGCTCTCACATCTCGAACGTAAGCAGGTCACCATCGATGGCCACACTGTGTTTTATCAGGAAGGGGGCGCAGGCGATACCATTCTGATGTTGCATGGTTTTGGCGCAGACGCCGACAACTGGACCCGCTTTGCTCGCCCCATCACGGGTCAATATCATGTCATTGCCCCCGACCTGCCAGGCTCAGGTGAATCCAGCCGTCTGCAACAGGCCAATTACAGCATCCCAAGCCAGGCTCAGCGTGTGTTGGCGCTGCTGGATGCCCTCAAGATCGACAAAGCGCATCTGGTGGGTAACTCCATGGGAGGCTATATCGCAGCGTGGTTTGCCGCCAACCACCCAGAGCGGGTCAGAAGCCTGGCACTGTTCGACAACGCAGGCGTGCTGGGGCCGCATCTGTCACCATTCTACCAATCCCTGCAAAACGGGCGGAATCGGTTGGTGGTGGCGCACCCAGCGCAATTCGATGACCTGTGGCAACTGGTGTTTGCCAACCCACCTTATCTACCCGGCTTTGCCAAGCAATATCTGGCCGACAAGGCGTATCAACACCGTGATTTCAACCAGAAGATCTTCAATGAGGTGCGGGAGCCTTATCTGCCGCTGGAGCCGCTATTGCCCAAGATCGTGGCGCCCACACTGATTGTATGGGGCGAGGCGGATCAGGTACTGGATATCTCCAGTATTGCGGTCATGAAAACCCATCTGACCCATACCCAGCCAGAAGTCGTCACCCTGCCAGGAGTTGGACATCTGCCGATGGTTGAACAACCCAAGCAGACCGCCCGCATCTACCTGGATTTCATACAGCGCATCCGCGGCTGA
- the pxpB gene encoding 5-oxoprolinase subunit PxpB, with amino-acid sequence MVDTRFYLLGERAAVLESPAPANLVCQRRIWWLAAQLRRQSIFIDVVPGMNNLTVTFDPQTQSGDDILADLQGQWLTAEAAAPAPHIIELPVCYGGEDGPDLPEVARHTGLSQKAVIEQHSQAAYTVFFLGFRPGFAYMGGLPPALATPRRNEPRLMVRAGSIGIGGAQTGIYPANCPGGWQLIGRTHTPLFDLERDPPSLLLPGDQVRFIQVCHV; translated from the coding sequence CTGGTTGATACCCGCTTCTATCTGCTCGGTGAACGCGCCGCCGTGCTTGAATCACCAGCTCCTGCCAATCTAGTCTGCCAACGACGTATCTGGTGGTTGGCAGCACAGCTGCGCCGGCAATCGATCTTTATCGATGTCGTGCCAGGCATGAACAATCTGACCGTAACCTTTGACCCTCAGACACAATCAGGCGACGACATTCTTGCCGATCTACAGGGCCAGTGGCTAACAGCGGAAGCAGCCGCACCAGCCCCTCACATCATCGAGCTACCCGTCTGTTATGGCGGCGAAGATGGGCCAGACCTGCCGGAGGTGGCACGCCACACAGGGCTGAGCCAGAAGGCAGTCATCGAGCAGCATAGCCAGGCAGCCTACACAGTCTTCTTTCTGGGCTTTCGCCCTGGTTTTGCCTACATGGGCGGCTTGCCGCCAGCCCTGGCTACGCCACGGCGAAACGAGCCACGCCTGATGGTGCGGGCTGGATCAATCGGCATTGGCGGTGCCCAGACCGGTATCTACCCAGCCAATTGCCCAGGCGGCTGGCAATTGATTGGGCGTACCCACACGCCCTTATTCGACCTGGAGCGCGACCCGCCATCCTTATTATTGCCTGGCGATCAGGTCCGGTTCATCCAGGTTTGTCATGTTTGA